From the Garra rufa chromosome 23, GarRuf1.0, whole genome shotgun sequence genome, the window TCTAGAACAGTCTCTGCTAAGGAGGCCACCAACAGTTCTGACAGATTCTCTTCCCTGCATCCTGTGACAGGAACCAATGAAAGATTTTCTTTGTATGATCGCTTCCATCAGAAAAATCAGAGGAGACAAGAGGAGCTTTTGAGGAGTTTGAAATTGGCACCACATTTAGCTGCTCTTATTAATTCCTCCACAGCAGAACAGTTAAACAGGGAGTTGTCTTCCAGCAAGTACTCTTTATGTCAAATGAAAGATGAACATTATATGTTCTCTCTCCGACTGTACTTTCACCTTCATAACAAAAGGATTAATGAGAAATACACCAAAACTTTGAAGATGCAAGCAAAGCAATCTGTCCACATTGGCCTGCATGGGAAATTGACATTCAGGAATGAAGGTAGATGTTTTAGTGTTCAGTGCTTTTCATATTAGCTAAAGCCTTTAAAGTGTCTATAATGACAGTTTCAGTTAGACAGACAACTGTTGTCATATTATAATACTCCTATGTTCCTTTTTGTGTGTACATTCTCTACAGGCAGTACCACAGCACAACAAGGTAATATTGATTTGAATTGCTTAAGTAAATGTAAATCTCAAGGTCAATTATTTTAAGCTTTTTACACTATCTTTATTTTGTAGGTACTGGTAGTAATAAATGTGCAGTGTTTTATCACAAAGCACCTGATGAAATTGAAACATTAATTAGTAATAGCATTATTGCACCATATGTCTGTATTTTGTAGTTTCAACAAGTTCACCAGACTCTGACACTGATTGCTGGGGACGGAAAAATATACGTGCCAGGAAGGAGATCCCAGAATTCCAGTTGCAAAGCCAACAAAACCCACTGGTATACATGTTTTCACATAAGGATcataatgtttaaatattaacCATCATATCCTGCCTTAAGCAAAGCAGAAAGAAGTCATTCTGGATTGTTATACTAATTTATTGACTAAATTGTCtttgtcttttttgttgttgttgttttttttgttttgtttaagttGGATCATATTTTGGATGAGACACAATCACCGGATGAGATCATAGGTGCAGTGGGTACAACAGTGTTGAAAAGATTTGATTTGATGTCTTTGGGATTGAACCAGGAAGTGGAGGCAACAGTAAGTGGACTTTTATAAcgattatattttaatatcatcTTTTAAATAGCTTGTggtctttttattattataataataataattattattattattatttaacctaAAGCATTCTGATTTTAATACAATAGGTGGTGAATTGTTGCCTTTCTCAGCTATCCCACATTGCTGGACAGAAGGTAATATGGGTATCATTAACAAATCTGTTTAActaataatgtttaataatggATAATTGTGCTTTacgttgtattttttattttcatccaGGGCAAGGATGTTCATGTTGTCAGTGCATATGCAGTAGCCACTTGGCAACCACCTCTAAATTGTGATCCATTTCTGTCCCTGCCTGTAAGTGGTTTTAAAAATTTGTAGCTTAATTTTAATGCACTGCTTTAAGGTTATCATCACTTTACAATGTAGCTTATATTTTTTCTCCAACAGGATGATGCATCCTTGAAAGACTGCATAATTTTTCCCATATGCAAGTCAAGTCACTGGACCCTGTGTGTAAGTTATTGTTGTTGGTGGTGGTGTcttcaaataatttttattttggaaattTCTTTGAAAattaaatcattgttttcatcCAAGGTTtagcttttttcatttttaagatGAAGGTTGTATACTAAAACTGTATTGTAGAAATGTAACGTTGTGTATTTGACAGGTTTTGCTGCCGAAACTTAAAAGGATACACATCCTTGACTCCACTGACCCTAGTGGTTATGGAGATACTGATTGTGTATCCATGTTCAGGTTTACATACTGTATAATTCTGTTCCATGGAGTTCCTTTGTGGGAGAGGGGGTTCTGTGTTCCAGTTCTATGCATGTGACTGCAAAacaatttttctatatttttgtaaTCTATAGAAAATATATTGGAACTGTTCATTGTTCCTATTTCAAAGATGAAAATATTAGTTCAGTGGTTCAGTTCAACATTTTGTTCTCTGGCTTTAGATGGGTATAGACAgtggtttataaaaaaaaataatacctgCTGCTTGGTTCAAGTAACAGTGTCTTGTTTAACTAATAGCAATAATCTTGCTACTGTCTATACCTATAACAGTGTTAAGTGGTTCAACACTGATTTAATCTCTTTCTATCTGTGTATATAGCTCAGTTGCAATAAAGCTGATTCCAGGATCTTGGAAGCTCCTTAAAAATAAGGTATGAATTCATGGTGCAACATGTAAAATCtataatgaaaatgtaaatttttatgCTATGATTTATTTTCCAGGATGTTCCTGCACAGTCAGCATCTGTGGACTGTGGTGTATTCATGCTAATGGTAACTAGTTACAGTGGTTTTGTTTTCCCATCACAACATTCATCTTGGGCAAAAAACACTTTTGCAAATTATGTGTCATCAAAAGACATCTGGTTTattccaatgaaaaaaatatttctaaaagatTTCTAtaaaactgtgttttttgtttgacAGTATGCACTGTATTTGGCACTTAACTGGGAGTTTGACTTTACCCAGGTTAGCAAAGTAGCATATCCTTTTTTATGTTGATAAAAAATATTACGTattacatttgaacattttaaacATCCATTtccaaattaaaattttatttttcagcatGATATGGCTCATATCAGGATTTGGTGGATGAATCTGCTCTTATCCAAAATGGCACATGCAAGGTATATGTTTTATATGAGAATACATTTCATTTTACACAGGTAATTTTGGTTGtaagttacttttattttattttatttattttttttttttaaagaaagaagcTGTGCACATCAGCCACGGAGGAAGCATTTAAGGAGGAGACAATGGGAGCTGAACACTTGTAATGCTGTTTACATCGTACAGCACTGACGTTAACATCATACCAAGTCCTTTACAAATTTAAATGCTTTATTAAACAACCACAACAGTGTTGTTTCTTGAAATGCTACAAATGGAATTATGAACCTTCATAACACAgcttaaatgattaaaaaaataaaggtcaTTAATAAGCCCATTTACTTTTGTCATTTATCCAGGTCTTTAATCAATTTACGgaatgtttgaatatatttatatataataaaaatacaatatacagcATTTCTTGTCTCTCTATAAATtgtttgcacacacacacattcatttaTCTaactaactatctatctatctatatctatatatatatatatatatatatatatatatatatatatatatatatatatatatatatttatttatatatacacacacacatataaatgaTAATCTACCATTTAATGATAATTTTGATAGATTTAATCATATAgtacacatttctgacttaacatatatttatatattaaacttagtatatatttgttataactttatatactttattattatatatacacatatttatatttttgttgttttctttctGCCGCTGCCAGTCCCGTCCGACAGCAGACGTCCGGTTTTAGTGACAGGTACTGTCGGCTGCCACTGGCAGCCACTTCCTGCTGACAGCTGCCGATTTTTCGCTGAACCCCCTCTCCCCTCTTGGTTGGTTCAGTTGTTGTAACCAGATACGACTTCCTCTATAAGTATATAAGGTTTCCCATCATCGGAGCTGTATAAGGCCTGGTCTTTAAGCCATTTAAACACAAAGTGTTGTCGttatttaaaacacacacacacagtatttgTGTTGAAATACAACAACATAGAGAAATTCTAAAATAAACTATCAAATAAAATCGAACAATCAGACACAAtgcacaacacaaacaaataactaACTAGGGTGTAACCGAGTAaagcagatgtttttttttaagttgtccaaacataaaaaaataaaaattttagtgATGTAATTTGATGCATGCTAAAATgttactgtaaaaacagtaaacTGCAGCTTAATTTAGCTGATCAGCAAGATTTGGCAGAAGGTGCTCAGCCATTGGGTGGAGCTTTATGTCTAAACATAAGCAAACATAAGTAGCTCAGGCTATCCATGTAGGTGGAGCTGTATTAGGTCAAGCTCCACCCATTTGACCAATTTGGCTCCATAGTGAACTCCATTTGAGATTTGCTGACAGATGACAATAGGTTGTTTGCAATCCCGTGGTTCTGATGACGTGCGAAATGCAGCTGAAGGGCAGGAAGTTATTTTTCTCCATAGGAATCAATGGCAGAAATTTGAAATGCCTGTTTTGAGTTGTTTGTGGAAACTTCATTTCGTATCGtgtatgaaaatttgctgttcatAAGGAGGGAAAcgcaagaaattgactgaaaaagttgagaaaagtggcttgtaaacctgCGTCTGCGGTCAAGAGGAGAGTCAGAAAGTGCTTGTGCGTGCCAATGGTTAATAAAAGATATAATAAGATATAAACAAATATAAGTGAAGCAAAAATAAGTGATtgacagctttttagtgactatAGAAGCGATATTTGCTCGCTTTacgtgctgctaacaggaccaatAGACAAAACCCTGTACAGCAGTAGTTTCAGGAGTGACATATATCCTGCATCCTTCATGGGAATCACTTTCAAAATTGTTTGCAATCAGGCTTACTTACCTTATATTTACAGCCTCGATGGCAGGCAACTATTTCAATTTGGTTGAAAAAAATCGTCTTCATAACATACGGATCACATCCAACATATGTTGTGATTTTCTGCACGTAAAGTAAAAgttttattcaaattctgaactgATTATAGCGTAGAAAGCGAGCAAATAGCGCTTTCATATAGTCACAAATGCTGTCACTCACTTAAATTTAAAGCGATATTAGTTAAGCTCTCGAAACTACAAAAATACATTACGTAAATTCTCACTGTCTCACCCagtatatatatttctttattaatatctttacatattattatatcttttcttaaccatttgcacacacaagTATTATCAGGTTCACAAGCCACTTTTTCCTGAGcttttcagtcaatttcttgccTTTCTCCCATTACGAACAGCAGATTTTCATACAATGATAAAAGCTCCGTGTGGTTTCTCGGTTTGACCGATTTTGAGCGCCTATAAACAACGCAAAACATAGGCATTTTAAGTTTCTGCTATTGATTCCTATGGAGGAAAATTACTTCCTGCCCTCCATCTGCATTTCGCATGTCCTATTAGTTGTTACGATACCAACACTTTGACTTTGATACAATACCTGACTAAaatatcttaaaggagtagttaactttcagaactcaaatttacagataatgtactcaaacCCCCTTGTCATACAAAATgtccatgtctgtctttcttcagtcgtaaggaaattatgtttattgagtaaatatttcaggatttctctccatataatggacttctatggtgcccccgagtttgaacttctaaaatgcagcttcaaagggctttaaatgatcacagccaaggaagaagggtcttatccaccAAAAAGATgggttattttataaatgtatatactttttaacctcaaatgctcgtcttatctAGCTCGGCAAAACAAGCGTTTGAGACTAAAAAGTatgtaagttgtaaatgtttttagaaataaccgatcgtttcgatagacaagacccttcttaagctgcattttggaagttcaaactcgggggctccATAAAAGTcctttatatggagagaaatcgcGAAATTATCTGTAAAGCAACTACTGAGCCGACTGAGCCTATGATATGTAGAGATCATTGCAGCATTGGTAAATTAGCTAAAAGAATAAAGCCAAATCTTATTTCATGATAtagtcatttttgttattttatctttgttattattaataataagaacatatatgcatgtaacaaactaaaggacaaatacaataaaacaaaaatctgaaaatgAAATCTGTATTTCTTCCCGAATTCTGTTTTGTTTCTTCCAAATTCCGTTTATTCCATtaaaatttttctagactctattttaatggttacatttaaaaacaatctTTATTTATAAAACGTACACAATGTAACAgcaaaaattgcattttcaaggccctataaaatacatttgattttatttattattataagttCTGTGAATTAGTTTTCCATAGATTCCTTTTTTAATAGTTtcgttaaattttaataatcaaaagcaggtctaattaatttataaagattaattagattttatatagaatttattcataatattatttttttcttttctttccccCACAAAATACAGTTTTGTGcatttacaattaattaaataacaatttaatttaattatttgtaatgtattaaacacaattaaataaattcagtttttttcctgGTCAATGTtccttaaatattgttttatttatttatttttttattagtagcaatggcactatcattacattaagtaatatttctgtcaagttaaaccaaacgtTTACtgtgacaggttgctgtgaagaccttgaCGTTTCTGTTTGTATGTAATGATGTTTGTTTTTCAAAAGTAATGGTAAAATGTTCATGAAgtgaactaatatatatatatatatgtgtgtgtgtgtgtgtgtgtgtgtgtgtgtgtgtgtgtgtgtgtgtgtgtgtgtacggtgtatatttattatgtatatataaatacacacactgtTAATGATTTGGTTGTAGTATAATATATGTAgtatatattaaagaaaaattattctgttatattaaaaacatgtatattaccaattatatgaatatatagacatgcaaatattttcaaattatatacataaatttacagagtatacacacacacacacacacacacacacacacacacattatgtaaaacaaaaagcttattttggatgcaattagtCATGATTTATCATTTAACAGCATTGCATGAAATCGCAGCAAATGTAACGCATGCTTTAGTATGCATGTGGTACATAAAATCACCTGTCTGCGCCATTCAGTCATACAGAGACAGAATGTTATGGACTCATATTTAAATTCTGTGATATTTCACtttatacagtaaattctgtttttatgactggattccgtccGCATTTTCCACAGTGCTgtaatcatagggccctaaataaCCACTGTTTTACTAAGgaaatgcggctctttaaaaaaGCATTCTTCAAGTTCTGTGACTAGAGGAATCGTACCATTTTTTAAAACAGGGTATCGCAAAACCTAGTACCGTTATATTGTGCAACACTACTCTGCACAGTGCCCCATAAGTCAAACACACCTAACAATAACCATTAATCTCTAAGTTATGTATTAGGGTTGAATGAGGCAGGGCACTCTAAAGGCAATGACTTTAACTATCACACAAACTTGCCCATTTAAGAGCTTTTAATTGTCATAGTAAGGACAGCAAAATGTCCTCCCAAAGTGGTTTTATATACATGTTTTACTGTAAAGTTATAAATGTGGCTTCCTTGGACCTTGCTTGCAGTTCATTCTGAAGCTGCACAATGGAGAGACGGGTTAATGTTGTGAAGAACCTGGCTCTGCAATTTGAGTTCAGTGACGATGAAAGGGACGCAACCCCACATACGACAAGTGATGGAGGTATGAAAGAGGAAAGAGACACAACCCTACGAACAAGAAGTGATATAGTGATGGAAGAGAAAAGAGACGGGAGTCTTCATACAACAAGTGATGGAGGGATGAAAGTGGAAAGAAATGTAACCCTATGTATGACATGTGATGAAGAGGTGGTTGAGGAAACTCTTTATGCGATGAGTAATGGAGGGACAAAAGTAGAAAGAGATGTGACCCTACCTACGACAAGTGATGGAGGAATGAAAGTGGAAACAGACATAACCCAACATATGACAACTAATGGAGGTATAGAATTAGAAAGGGACGCAACACTACATACGACAAGTAAAGGGGGAATGGAAGAGGAAAGAGACGCAACCCTACATAAAACAAGTGATTGGGGGACGGAGGAggaaacatatgtgaccctacaAAGTGCTGAATGGATAGAAGAAGAAATGGATCTGGAAGAAGAAGTGGAGCTGGAGAAAGAGCTCTCAGATGCAGCTTCGGAAACAGAGGACAATGTGGAGTTCGAGCAAGACTTCCACTCTAGTGATGGAGAAGAGTCAGAGGATGAGCCAGAGGTCACTTCTGACACAGAGGTGGCTTATCAGTCCAAAAACGGAAACATACTGTGGACTTCAACTCGTCCTGAGAAAAGACGAGCTCATCGTGTCTACAAAATTACCCCTGGACCAACCAGGTTGGCATGTGCTAATGGTACAGACATAAAATCAACTTTTGAATTGTATTTTCCAGATGATATTCAACAGATTTTCATTCAAATGACCAATTTAGAGGGCAAACGTGTATATCACGATACCTGGACGGACGTCGACTGGACAGACTTACAGGCCTTTTTTGGTCTGTTGTTTCTGGCAGGCGTGTATCGGTCCCACCATGAGGCCCTGGATAGCTTATGGCAGGATGAGACGGGAAGGCCCATTTTTCGGGCTACCATGTCAATGAAAAGATTTGACAGTTTGACAAGGGTCTTCTGCTTTTATGAAAGGGACAAAGAGCACCAACTGAAAAAAGACAAGCTGGCACCAGTAAGAAAGATCTGGGATAAATGGGTTGAACGCCTGTCGTTGTTGTACAATCCAGGCCCAAACGTCACTGTGGATGAGTGCCTGGTCCGTTTCAGAGGTTGCTGTCCCTTCAAACAATACATGCCGAGTAAACCTGGCAAGTATGGAATTAAAATCTGGGCGGCATGCGATTCCAGATCGAGCTACGCGTGGAACATGCAGATCTACACTGGCAAAGCTGCCGACGGCAAGTCAGAAAAGAACCAGGAAATGCGAGTGGTCCTGGACATGACAGACGGTCTAGAGGGACACACCATCACATGTGACAACTTTTTCACCTCGTACGCCCTCGGCGAGGAGCTGCTCCGAAGGAAAATAAAGATGATCGGAACAGTCAGATCAAACAAGCCAGAGCTCCCACCTGCGCTTCTGTCAATGAAGGGCAGGCCCCGATTATCATCCAAGTTCGCCTTCACTGACACACACACTCTTGTGTCCTACTGCcccagaaaaaataaaaacatgctttTGATGAGCACACTCCACAGAGATGACAAAGTAAGCAACAAAGAGCACAAGAAGCCAGAGATAATCCTAGACTTCAACCACAACAAAGGTGGAGTTGACAACCTTGACAAGGTATTTCGCTACTTTGCatcatttctttgtttttgttcaaGGCCAAATTATACAGATAAAGTTAAGTGAATTGTCAGGTGATAAGCTAAAGCCgttttgtgtatgtgtgtcatTTTGTTTCCAGCTTGTTGCCACTTACACCTGCCAAAGGAAGACGTCACGTTGGCCCATGGTCATTTTCTTCAACATGTTGGACGTCTCTTCCTACAATGCGTTTGTGCTGTGGATGGAAATGAATCCTTCATGGAACAAAGCGAGGGAATATAGAAGGAGGCTCTTTCTGGAAGAGCTAGGGAGAGCTCTGGTGGCTCCCCTCATGCAAAGACGGGAAACAGTTCCCCGCACTCCAGCTGCTCAGAATATGTTGAAAAAAGCACAAGCCAGCACTATGCCTGTCGAAGACACTTACCTCTCACCAGTAACCCCAGGCAAGAGGAAAAGGTGTCAGGTCTGTGACCGAAAGAAGGACACAAAAACTAGTTGTATGTGCAGTCAGTGTAACAAATACATTTGCGGGACACACGCTGTTATAACTATTCACTGCCAGGCATGCAGCGAGAAGGTTTAAACAATTTAACTAATGCTTACAGACTGTTTGTTGCCTGGGTTTATGACCAATTCTTTTCTTCCAGTTTTCTTGATTAACTTGTTTACCGTTGCAAAATGTGTAACCTTGTTTGGTTGACTTCTTACTAtagatgtttaaaataaatgacaggCTACAAAATCATCTATACTCTTGTCTTTTCATTGTAACACTCTTTGTAAATATAATATGGCATCATTGCAAAAACGGACACTTGAAAACAAGTGGTTTTAAAAGTGTTAATTTTTCTAGGTAAGTATTTTCCAAAATTGTAACTTGCATCTGGAAATTAAGAAATTTGTGTGGGTCACTAACGCCGCCTACTGGttatatttgtcattttatgttaTTGTCATTACagcagatataaaaaaaaaaaacatacatgatactgtatttaaacaattttttcagaatgaagtacactaccagtcaaaagtttttggacagtaagtcTATTCTGCtttccaagactgcatttattagatccaaagtacggcaaaaacagtaaaattttgaaatatttttactattaaaaataactgttttctatttgaatatattttaaaatgtaatttattcctgtgatttcaaagctatttTTTAGTCATCAttacttgatccttcagaaatcaatctaatattctgatttgctgctcaaaaaaaaaaaaagtttgttgaaAATggccgagtagatttttttctttgaacaaAACAGCTTTGATGTAAAATAGAagtcttttttaacattataaatgaatttatcataattttttatcaatataaagcatccttgctaaacaaaactTAGTTTGGTATAGTGTatgattttacaaaagctttttatttcagataaatgctgatctttctattcatcaaagcattGTGAAAAATgttatcaactgttttaaatattgataataattaaaaatgtttctggaacagcaaatcagcatattggaatgatttctgaagggtcatgtgacactgaaaactagtaATGAAACTgcaaaaatgtagctttgatcacaggaataaattacatttttaaaatatatttaaatagaaagcaattatttaataaaagtttaaataaaacaaacgcttcagaattgtactgtttagctgtattttggatcaaataaatacaggcttgttgagcagaagagactgctccaaaaacatttaaCTGGTATTGAATGGTTTTACTGCAGTAAAGGTAATAGAAATCAGTTTGTTTTATATGACAACTAAAGGATAATTCAGAGAGAAATTAGGTCTaactatttaatataattttttgagAAGTTTAGTTTTATTAAGTGAAGTTAGTATCACTAtgtttctttaaaagaaatttataaacaatgatttattttaaatagatttatttattacatttatttacacaccctattgttgttgttgttgttgtaaagtCATATGAGCTTTCTTTTTTAGGCCACAAAAgaagaaatctaaaaaaaaaagaaaactgacaACAGTGACTTAACTTCGAGCCTTAAAATATGATGCAAAACTATCACAGAGTGATCGCATACAACTTGTGCCATTGTGCGGTTATtttagaataaatgtaaaaatacttaaaatgcttaaaaagaACTAACCTGATGTGAAATATATAGTTCAGGCATAAAACTCCAACTAATTGCTAACTGTCTTGTTCAACAATGTGGCACCAGCCATTCAGGAGTACTTTCTAATCTACGTAACCACATGTATTGTATCCTAGCCTGTGTTCAGCACGTTGCACGATAATGAAATCTTATGTTCTCCCTCCCCCTCCCCAGCACCACCTGTAGAGATCTGCtgaggggagggggggggggtctaCATTTCTAGCAACAGCCTTCCTTTGTTATTTTTGATTAAGCTGAACATAATTATTGTATTTacccaacagcagcagcagcttatGTATATTTCATGCCCATGGCACCAATAAATGCTGGTTGAAATTATCACTCCGAGAGCTGTCATGACTGAAATATACTTCTTTTTAATTCATAAACATTTACTTGCATtgattatgtaaatatataaaatggaaCTGCAAGGGTTGTTATTGTTTTCTTGATAGCATAAGTAATGATTGTTTATTTAACCCGATAAAGTTTAAATTTAGGGGTGACCTGTCcctttaatttgtatttaaaaatacttgtagcatttaaaacgTTTGTATTTTGTTTATATCTTCAGTGTTATTTTATAGCTCCACTGAAGGCCAGTCCAGATGGCTTTCATGTCCAGACTGTCCCGGTCACGGAGCAATTCCAGATCTCCCAGCAGAAAGGACTTAGAGAAAGGCTCTCCTGTACTAACTGTTGCTGAACTTGAGCGTCTGTTGTACACTGGGAAAACTGCCTGTAATCACGCAGATGAAGTGTGGCCGAGACTCTACATAGGTGACCAGTGAGTAGCCCATGAATATTTGTGCTTTATTCGCTTATACAAAAAAGTAGCATTGAatttttcaaacaaaacaaaaaagcttgTAACAATCATAACGATCATAAAGTACTTTGCTTTGAAAATGCGTAAGTTGGTAAACTAATAATTGGCTgtattaactatttttttttcctaaacTTTCAGAGAAATTGCCTCAAACCGCAAAGAGCTTGGCAAGCTTGGGATCACGCACATCCTCAACTGTGCTCAAAGCAAATGGAGAGGTGGTGCAGAGTATTACACTGGCATGAACATAACGTATCATGGCATTGAAGCCCACGACTCGCCCTCCTTTGACATGAGTGTCAACTTCTACCCAGCGGCTGAGTTCATTCACAGAGCTCTTAGTACTGGAGGTCAGTTCATAAGGGGCTTTTTTCTCtcaatctgaatttttttttttttttttcattcagtctTTCCTGTGGGGTTTGTTTGAGGCAAGTCACAATGTTTTTATATTTGAAAATTGGACAAAATGACAAAAGGTACAAGACTGTATATAACAGCTTTAGTAAAGCCAAGAAAAGAACTACAATCCCATGAAGCACTACTAATTACATAATCAAATTTCTCTATAGGAGAAACTTTTTGTTCTTTATGTAATTAGTAAaactatttactttttttatccaTTATTCCTTTG encodes:
- the LOC141299857 gene encoding dual specificity protein phosphatase 26-like, which encodes MAFMSRLSRSRSNSRSPSRKDLEKGSPVLTVAELERLLYTGKTACNHADEVWPRLYIGDQEIASNRKELGKLGITHILNCAQSKWRGGAEYYTGMNITYHGIEAHDSPSFDMSVNFYPAAEFIHRALSTGGTVLVHCAVGLSRSATLVLAYLMIRQNMTLVEAIKTVKDHRGVTPNRGFLRQLSGLDSVLRASRNAT